In Peromyscus eremicus chromosome X, PerEre_H2_v1, whole genome shotgun sequence, the sequence attcttctcaaaaagGGCCTCCAAAATCTGGAGTAGAATTATCATACTccataatgaaatgcttgagttCTTCAACATGTTGCTCACCTATTTCATGCAAACTCTGCTTCATTGCAAACTGTATAGATTTTTCTAAGGAACGATCCTTTTCAACCAGCCTTTCCACCACCATCCCGAAAGTTTCACAGACTTGTCGGTAAACCTTCTCAATCTCCGTGATTTTTGATGCAATCACTTTTGAGCGACTGCTAAGCTGGCTGTCTTCACACAATTCTGTGCCAGCTGTTGTGTTGGACTCGGGTTCTTCTGTCTGGTTGATACATAACGGAGCCTTGGATCCCGTCTCAAACTCGGACATTTCAGCCAAgtgattttcttctgacttcttgggattttcattagcccacttgcttgcagcatcagcctgttccttctcagtcagccggctggggctttttaacaccttggatgaagaacctgaaggcacagtatctcttgatgttttcaaaaactggatGGCTCTCTCTTTACATCGATGTCGAGACTGATGGAAGGAGCGCATCCTGCTTCTACTGCTGAGACTGGAGCCAAATCTGCTGTGTAGGGAGTCCTGCCCGCCCACACGTGATTCTCTCAAAAAAGGAGCGCCCCATTTATGGGGAGATCGTTGTCTTGAATAATGGGAAGAATACAAACGTCTTCTTCTAAAGCCGTTTCTCATGACCCTGTACTGAGGCTGTCGGCTTGTGGCATACT encodes:
- the LOC131900154 gene encoding periphilin-1-like, with amino-acid sequence MWSEGWCDYKRLPGNQAQGCYDYKRLPRKQAPPCCHPSDGNHRLINVPKRPPLGDKRSSLLARPDEGGYSRYYCHVDYQKSDEGRCFSQNPRSGPPYQRGPYGYRWSRDEYATSRQPQYRVMRNGFRRRRLYSSHYSRQRSPHKWGAPFLRESRVGGQDSLHSRFGSSLSSRSRMRSFHQSRHRCKERAIQFLKTSRDTVPSGSSSKVLKSPSRLTEKEQADAASKWANENPKKSEENHLAEMSEFETGSKAPLCINQTEEPESNTTAGTELCEDSQLSSRSKVIASKITEIEKVYRQVCETFGMVVERLVEKDRSLEKSIQFAMKQSLHEIGEQHVEELKHFIMEYDNSTPDFGGPF